The Hymenobacter baengnokdamensis genome includes a region encoding these proteins:
- a CDS encoding murein L,D-transpeptidase catalytic domain family protein → MKKHHSSVVQRQRDGRRRSQRLVRRVLPFVASLFLATPLAGPLLKSSAHAPAKVAAAPKAVAASPLARFDATLRQTYARLGAEQQGLRFEVFQKAMTGYLNLRQTGKLNEHQQHLTVVDFDLPSTEKRLWVLDLASDKILFHTLVAHGHNSGENGARQFSNTDQSNMSSLGFYVTGQEYEGKHGHSLRLQGLDEGFNTNAAARSIVMHGADYVSEDFIKQNGRLGRSLGCPALPLDQYAQIIDQVKGGSCLFMSKSDAGYTSKYLNQDIALAALSLKPATNS, encoded by the coding sequence ATGAAAAAGCATCATTCCAGTGTAGTGCAGCGGCAGCGGGATGGTCGCCGCCGTTCGCAGCGCCTGGTGCGCCGCGTGCTGCCTTTTGTGGCTTCGTTGTTTCTGGCTACGCCGCTGGCCGGCCCCTTGCTGAAATCGTCGGCGCACGCGCCGGCTAAGGTAGCTGCTGCTCCTAAAGCAGTAGCGGCCAGCCCGCTGGCCCGCTTCGATGCTACCCTGCGCCAGACCTACGCCCGCCTGGGAGCCGAGCAGCAGGGCCTGCGCTTCGAGGTGTTTCAGAAAGCTATGACCGGCTACCTCAACCTCCGGCAAACCGGCAAGCTCAACGAGCATCAGCAGCACCTGACGGTAGTCGATTTCGACCTGCCCTCGACTGAAAAGCGCCTGTGGGTACTCGACCTGGCCAGCGATAAGATTCTGTTTCATACGCTCGTAGCGCACGGCCACAACTCGGGCGAAAACGGCGCCAGACAGTTTTCCAACACCGACCAAAGCAACATGAGCAGCCTGGGCTTTTACGTAACGGGCCAGGAATACGAGGGCAAGCACGGCCACTCGCTGCGCTTGCAGGGCCTGGATGAAGGCTTTAATACCAACGCGGCGGCCCGCTCCATCGTCATGCACGGCGCTGATTACGTGAGCGAAGACTTCATTAAGCAGAATGGCCGCCTGGGCCGCAGCCTCGGCTGCCCCGCCCTGCCGCTCGACCAGTACGCCCAGATTATCGACCAAGTAAAAGGCGGCAGCTGCTTATTTATGAGCAAGTCGGATGCCGGGTACACGTCGAAATACCTGAACCAGGATATTGCGTTGGCGGCACTCTCGCTCAAGCCAGCTACGAATTCTTAA
- the hscA gene encoding Fe-S protein assembly chaperone HscA, translated as MAKVAINLATGAIQQEELIVGIDLGTTNSLVAYVHPETRQPAAINDLGRGAIVPSVVHFPADGSSPLVGSEAKDFLLSDPANTIYSVKRLLGKSYRDLGQHAGQLGYKVIDDDTEGLVKIRVGERFYSPIELSADILRELRHRAEHALKTPVRRAVITVPAYFNDSQRQATRDAGRLAGLEVLRIVNEPTAAALAYGIGLDPSEEKSVAVYDLGGGTFDISILRLHQGIFEVMSTHGDTWLGGDDMDRAIGEHWQSIFNLPNTFGQVPALLQQLRLAAEMAKRYLSQHDDFTTQLLDGNEQVYVVTLTKAEFNALIAPLVERTLAACRQALGDAKLTPASIDAVLLVGGSTRVPLVQEEVAKFFGQPANNSLNPDEVVALGAAIQADILAGNRRDVLLLDVTPLTLGIETLGGLMDAIIPRNSKIPTKAGRQYTTSIDGQVNLKIGVYQGERDLVSENRKLGEFVLSGIPAMPAGLPKIDVNFFLNADGILRVEAVELRSGTRQQVDIKPQYGLTDEQVEQMLMDSLTNAKQDVAARLLIEARTAAEQLLYQVERFLKKNAEHLEAAETATTTAHTDLLRQALAGNDRDLILKRMDELDEFTRPFAERVMNISIKQAMSGKQIG; from the coding sequence ATGGCTAAAGTCGCCATCAACCTCGCCACGGGCGCTATTCAGCAGGAAGAGCTCATCGTGGGTATCGACCTGGGCACCACCAACAGCCTCGTGGCCTATGTGCACCCCGAAACCCGCCAGCCGGCGGCCATCAACGACCTGGGCCGGGGCGCCATCGTGCCATCGGTGGTGCACTTTCCGGCCGATGGCAGCAGTCCGCTCGTGGGCAGCGAAGCCAAGGACTTCCTCCTCTCCGACCCCGCCAACACCATTTATTCGGTAAAGCGGCTGCTGGGCAAAAGCTACCGCGACCTCGGCCAGCACGCCGGCCAGCTCGGCTACAAGGTAATTGACGACGACACCGAGGGCCTGGTCAAGATTCGGGTGGGCGAGCGCTTTTACTCGCCCATCGAGCTGTCGGCCGATATCCTGCGCGAGCTGCGCCACCGCGCCGAGCACGCCCTCAAAACGCCGGTGCGCCGCGCCGTTATCACGGTGCCGGCTTACTTCAACGACTCGCAGCGCCAGGCCACCCGCGACGCCGGCCGCCTGGCGGGCCTCGAAGTGCTGCGCATTGTCAACGAGCCCACGGCTGCCGCCCTGGCCTACGGCATCGGCCTCGACCCCAGCGAAGAAAAGAGCGTGGCCGTGTACGACCTCGGCGGGGGCACCTTCGATATCAGCATTTTGCGCCTGCACCAGGGCATTTTTGAGGTAATGAGCACCCACGGCGACACCTGGCTGGGCGGCGACGATATGGACCGCGCCATTGGGGAGCATTGGCAGTCAATATTCAATTTACCTAATACTTTCGGGCAGGTGCCGGCCCTGCTGCAGCAGCTGCGCCTGGCGGCCGAAATGGCCAAGCGTTATCTCAGCCAGCACGACGACTTCACGACCCAGCTCCTCGATGGCAACGAGCAAGTGTACGTGGTGACCCTGACCAAAGCGGAGTTCAACGCGCTCATTGCCCCGCTGGTGGAACGCACGCTGGCCGCCTGCCGCCAGGCCCTGGGCGACGCCAAGCTGACGCCCGCCAGCATCGACGCCGTGCTGCTCGTGGGTGGCTCCACCCGCGTGCCACTGGTGCAGGAGGAAGTCGCAAAATTCTTCGGCCAGCCGGCCAACAATTCGCTCAACCCCGACGAAGTGGTGGCGCTGGGCGCGGCTATTCAGGCTGATATTCTGGCCGGTAACCGCCGCGACGTGCTGCTGCTCGACGTGACACCCCTCACGCTGGGCATCGAAACCCTGGGCGGCCTCATGGACGCCATTATTCCGCGCAACTCCAAGATTCCGACCAAGGCCGGCCGGCAGTACACCACCAGCATCGATGGTCAGGTGAACCTCAAAATCGGAGTATATCAGGGTGAGCGCGACCTGGTTAGCGAAAACCGCAAGCTCGGCGAGTTTGTGCTGAGCGGCATCCCGGCTATGCCCGCCGGCCTGCCCAAAATCGACGTCAACTTTTTCCTGAATGCCGACGGTATTCTGCGGGTTGAAGCCGTGGAGCTGCGCTCGGGCACCCGCCAGCAGGTCGATATCAAGCCCCAGTACGGCCTCACCGACGAGCAGGTGGAGCAAATGCTGATGGACTCGCTCACCAATGCCAAGCAGGACGTAGCCGCCCGCCTGCTCATTGAGGCCCGCACCGCCGCCGAGCAGCTGCTCTACCAGGTCGAGCGCTTTTTGAAGAAGAACGCCGAGCACCTGGAAGCTGCCGAAACAGCAACTACCACTGCCCACACCGACCTACTGCGCCAGGCACTGGCCGGCAACGACCGCGACCTGATTCTCAAGCGCATGGATGAGCTCGACGAGTTTACCCGCCCGTTTGCCGAGCGCGTGATGAACATCTCCATCAAGCAGGCCATGAGCGGCAAGCAGATTGGGTAG
- a CDS encoding HupE/UreJ family protein yields the protein MPASLAGNRRVQAVAVLALAWLLALPAAAHVIDADLSKLSRTAVFWTYIQLGFTHIIPLGFDHILFIISLYILEPRLRPVLMQATAFTVAHSITLGLAMYGIIKPPGSVVEPIIALSILFVAIENIITTKLSPWRLAIVFGFGLIHGMGFASALTGLGLPRKDYFGSLISFNVGVELGQVSIILLCWLLVGRWAYGRPWYRARVVVPVSIIIGLVAAYWTVDRLLA from the coding sequence TTGCCCGCCTCGCTGGCCGGCAATCGGCGCGTGCAGGCTGTGGCGGTGCTCGCCCTGGCCTGGCTGCTAGCGCTGCCCGCCGCCGCGCACGTTATCGACGCCGACCTCAGCAAGCTTTCCCGGACCGCCGTTTTCTGGACCTACATCCAGCTCGGCTTCACGCATATTATTCCGCTGGGGTTCGACCATATTCTGTTCATTATCAGTCTCTATATTCTGGAGCCGCGCCTCCGGCCCGTGCTGATGCAGGCCACTGCCTTCACGGTGGCGCACTCCATTACGCTGGGGCTGGCCATGTACGGTATCATTAAGCCGCCGGGCAGCGTGGTAGAGCCCATTATTGCGCTTTCCATCCTCTTCGTCGCGATTGAGAATATTATTACTACCAAGCTCAGTCCGTGGCGGCTGGCCATCGTCTTCGGCTTTGGGCTGATTCACGGCATGGGCTTCGCCAGCGCCCTCACCGGCCTGGGGCTGCCGCGCAAGGACTATTTTGGCTCGCTTATCTCCTTTAACGTGGGCGTCGAGCTGGGCCAGGTCAGCATTATTTTGCTGTGCTGGCTGCTGGTGGGGCGCTGGGCCTACGGCCGGCCCTGGTACCGGGCGCGGGTAGTAGTGCCGGTTTCTATCATCATCGGCCTGGTGGCCGCCTACTGGACGGTCGACCGCCTGCTTGCCTAA
- a CDS encoding tetratricopeptide repeat protein, which translates to MQKKLYSGLLLAFGLAIAAILFFKKQGPPALPEPKDRIGRLALGGEWVNTKASMQGLLAKLRTDPNDQKSRLLLAEAYMQEGRITGNHPYYDAAAMQLLQEVLKANPENFEALCCQASLSLTQHHFSQGLALAQQAQELNPQSGYVYGLLTDANVELGHYDEAIKMADKMNQVRPDLTAYARVSYLREIHGDIPGAIEAMDLAVKAGYAGLEQTEWSRVALGHLYEVSGQLDKAQGYYQMALALRPNYAYALAGLARVAAAHQDYATAIKDLNLARATVKDYAFTDELVDVYRLNHQPDEADKMARESVAMLADAARQANNDEQLGHYTDRELAYAYLKTNELDKALEHAKIEYARRPDNIDVNETLAWVHYKRGEFKQAQQYMQVARRTHSQNPVLLCRAGLILSKNGRPAEGRALIEQAVKTAPYLNPEVTAEGETLLAAR; encoded by the coding sequence ATGCAAAAAAAGCTATATTCTGGCTTGCTACTGGCTTTCGGCTTGGCCATAGCCGCTATTCTGTTCTTTAAAAAGCAGGGCCCGCCCGCCCTGCCCGAACCCAAAGACCGCATCGGCCGCCTGGCGCTGGGCGGCGAATGGGTTAATACCAAAGCGTCGATGCAGGGCTTGCTGGCCAAGCTGCGCACCGACCCCAACGACCAGAAAAGCCGCCTGCTGCTGGCCGAGGCGTATATGCAGGAAGGCCGCATTACTGGTAACCACCCGTATTACGACGCGGCGGCCATGCAGCTGTTGCAGGAAGTACTGAAGGCCAACCCGGAGAACTTTGAGGCCCTGTGCTGCCAGGCTTCGCTAAGCCTGACGCAGCACCACTTCTCGCAGGGGCTGGCGCTGGCCCAGCAGGCGCAGGAGCTGAACCCACAGAGCGGCTATGTGTATGGCCTGCTGACGGATGCCAACGTGGAGCTGGGCCATTACGACGAAGCCATCAAGATGGCCGATAAGATGAACCAGGTGCGCCCCGACCTCACGGCTTATGCCCGCGTCAGCTACCTGCGTGAGATTCACGGCGACATTCCCGGCGCTATCGAAGCCATGGACCTGGCCGTGAAAGCCGGCTATGCCGGCCTCGAGCAAACCGAGTGGAGCCGCGTGGCGCTGGGCCATTTGTATGAGGTAAGCGGCCAGCTCGATAAAGCCCAGGGCTACTACCAGATGGCGCTGGCGCTGCGGCCCAACTACGCCTATGCGCTGGCCGGGCTGGCCAGGGTGGCGGCGGCGCACCAGGATTATGCTACCGCTATCAAAGACCTGAACCTGGCCCGCGCCACCGTGAAGGACTATGCCTTTACCGATGAGCTGGTGGATGTGTACCGGCTCAACCACCAGCCCGATGAGGCCGATAAGATGGCCCGCGAATCGGTAGCCATGCTGGCCGATGCCGCCAGGCAAGCCAATAACGACGAGCAGCTCGGCCACTACACCGACCGGGAGCTGGCCTACGCCTACCTCAAAACCAATGAGCTGGACAAAGCCCTGGAGCACGCCAAAATTGAGTATGCCCGCCGCCCCGACAATATCGACGTGAACGAGACCCTGGCCTGGGTGCACTACAAGCGCGGCGAGTTTAAGCAAGCCCAGCAGTACATGCAGGTAGCCCGCCGCACCCACTCGCAAAACCCGGTGCTGCTTTGCCGCGCCGGCCTCATCCTCAGCAAAAACGGCCGGCCCGCCGAAGGCCGGGCGCTCATCGAGCAAGCAGTGAAGACCGCGCCCTACCTCAACCCTGAAGTGACAGCCGAAGGCGAAACCCTGTTGGCCGCCCGCTAG
- a CDS encoding T9SS type A sorting domain-containing protein, which produces MASAYPNPSAGVTNLHLELAVATNLSVEIRDVTGRHIATIAARNYPAGVSEIKWQPAASVAPGQYIASLYTGKTLVQSVHVARL; this is translated from the coding sequence ATGGCCAGCGCCTACCCCAACCCTTCGGCCGGCGTAACCAACCTGCATCTGGAGCTGGCAGTAGCCACCAACCTCTCGGTGGAGATTCGCGACGTGACGGGCCGCCACATTGCCACTATTGCTGCCCGCAACTACCCGGCCGGCGTAAGTGAAATCAAATGGCAGCCTGCCGCTTCCGTAGCGCCCGGTCAGTACATTGCCTCGCTTTATACTGGCAAAACGCTGGTGCAGTCGGTGCACGTTGCCCGTCTGTAG
- a CDS encoding TonB-dependent receptor: MHFIYFWGLQISRRRWQPLGLLVAALFLSLGALAQRPAALRGTVADSLSGQPLPGVSVGLVGQPGGTATDALGQFRLTGLAPGAYRLRLGALGYRLTTQAVTLVAGEVRGLAVSLAPAALSLTEVTVSQPRDLNQNLAAITHIDQTLRPINSAQDLLRLVPGLFIAQHAGGGKAEQIFLRGFDADHGTDFAVSVDGLPVNMVSQAHGQGYADFHFVIPETVEQLKVYKGPYTARFGDLATAGAGEFLTKTSLDHSQVKVEAGQYSTYRALVMLDLLGTHHLLTKKSESAYVASEYYFSASPFVNNQCFKRFNGMGKYTGQLTDNTSLTLFGSYFTSSWNASGEIPSRAVADGQITRFGSIDPSEGGATNRANAYATLTMALPHDAVLRQQVYYTRYNFSLFSDFTFFKVDPVNGDEINQTDTGRNLYGYTGTYERDDQLGVRSLHTTLGLGTRLDDSNLALRHATKRAIRDTVDIGRLHEQNLNAYLDETLELTDRLRVNAAVRADLFVFDFRGQIADSAKVFGPLWGRVNAARVSPKLNFYYQLTPAVQLFVRSGLGFHSNDARAVVRGTNPVQALPRATGAETGSTFKPVPELVVNAAFWYLRLQDELVYNGDEGTTTSVGPTQRFGFDLSARYQLNRRLFLDFDGNYSHARLLDAPEGENFVPLGPVFTSIAGITYKQPNGLSGSLRYRYLGGRPATEDNSVRALPYFVVDAVLAYTQPRYQLGLTVQNLLNVDWNEAQYATETQLRGEAAPVTDRTFTPGTPFNLRANASIFF, translated from the coding sequence ATGCACTTTATTTACTTTTGGGGGTTACAGATTTCGCGGCGGCGCTGGCAGCCGCTGGGGCTGCTGGTAGCGGCTTTGTTTCTTTCTTTGGGGGCGCTGGCCCAACGCCCGGCCGCCTTGCGCGGCACCGTGGCCGACTCGCTGTCGGGCCAGCCGCTGCCGGGCGTGAGCGTGGGGCTAGTGGGCCAGCCGGGCGGCACCGCTACCGATGCGCTGGGCCAGTTTCGCCTGACTGGGCTGGCGCCCGGCGCGTACAGGCTGCGGCTTGGGGCCCTGGGGTATCGCCTTACTACCCAGGCAGTCACGCTGGTGGCTGGCGAAGTAAGGGGCCTGGCCGTGTCGCTGGCCCCGGCCGCCCTCAGCCTGACGGAAGTGACGGTGAGCCAGCCCCGCGACCTCAACCAGAACCTGGCCGCCATCACCCACATTGACCAGACGCTGCGGCCCATCAACTCGGCCCAGGACCTGCTGCGGCTGGTGCCGGGCCTCTTTATTGCCCAGCACGCGGGCGGCGGCAAGGCCGAGCAGATTTTTTTGCGCGGCTTCGATGCCGACCACGGCACCGACTTCGCCGTGAGCGTCGATGGCCTGCCGGTGAACATGGTGAGCCAGGCCCACGGCCAGGGCTACGCCGACTTTCACTTCGTGATACCCGAAACGGTAGAGCAGCTCAAAGTATATAAAGGACCCTATACTGCCCGCTTCGGCGACCTGGCCACGGCCGGCGCGGGCGAGTTTCTCACCAAAACCAGCCTCGACCACAGCCAGGTGAAGGTAGAAGCCGGCCAGTACAGCACCTACCGGGCGTTGGTCATGCTCGATTTGCTGGGAACCCACCACTTGTTGACCAAAAAGTCGGAGAGTGCCTACGTGGCCAGCGAGTATTATTTCAGTGCCTCGCCGTTTGTGAATAATCAGTGCTTTAAGCGCTTTAATGGCATGGGTAAGTACACCGGTCAGCTCACGGATAATACCTCGCTCACGCTGTTTGGCTCGTATTTTACGTCCAGCTGGAATGCCAGCGGGGAGATACCCAGCCGGGCAGTGGCCGATGGCCAGATTACGCGCTTCGGCAGCATCGACCCCAGCGAGGGCGGCGCTACCAACCGGGCCAACGCCTACGCTACACTGACCATGGCCTTACCCCACGATGCGGTGCTGCGCCAGCAGGTGTACTACACGCGCTACAACTTCAGCCTGTTTTCCGATTTTACCTTTTTTAAGGTTGACCCGGTAAACGGCGACGAGATAAACCAGACCGATACCGGCCGCAACCTCTACGGCTACACCGGCACCTACGAGCGCGATGACCAACTGGGCGTGCGCAGCCTGCACACTACGTTGGGCCTGGGCACCCGCCTCGATGACTCGAACCTGGCCCTGCGCCATGCCACCAAACGGGCTATTCGGGATACCGTAGACATAGGCCGCCTGCACGAGCAAAACCTGAACGCCTACCTCGACGAGACGCTGGAGCTAACCGACCGCCTGCGCGTGAACGCCGCCGTGCGGGCCGACCTGTTTGTGTTTGATTTTCGGGGGCAGATTGCCGACTCCGCCAAGGTATTTGGGCCGTTGTGGGGCCGTGTAAACGCGGCTCGCGTGTCGCCCAAGCTTAACTTCTACTACCAGCTTACCCCGGCTGTGCAGCTATTCGTGCGCTCGGGCCTGGGCTTTCACTCCAACGATGCGCGGGCAGTTGTGCGCGGCACCAACCCCGTGCAGGCGCTGCCCCGCGCCACCGGAGCCGAAACGGGCAGCACCTTCAAGCCAGTGCCGGAATTGGTAGTGAATGCGGCTTTCTGGTACCTGCGCCTGCAGGATGAGCTGGTGTATAATGGCGATGAGGGCACCACTACCAGCGTGGGCCCGACCCAGCGCTTCGGCTTCGACCTGTCGGCCCGCTACCAGCTGAACCGCCGGCTGTTTCTCGATTTTGATGGCAACTATAGCCACGCCCGCCTGCTTGACGCGCCGGAGGGCGAGAATTTTGTGCCGCTGGGACCTGTTTTTACCAGCATTGCGGGCATCACCTACAAGCAGCCTAACGGCCTGAGCGGCAGCCTGCGCTACCGCTACCTGGGTGGCCGCCCGGCCACCGAAGACAACTCGGTGCGGGCCTTGCCCTACTTTGTGGTCGATGCCGTGCTGGCGTACACCCAGCCGCGCTACCAGCTGGGCCTCACGGTGCAAAACCTGCTGAACGTGGACTGGAACGAGGCCCAGTACGCCACCGAAACCCAGCTGCGCGGCGAGGCTGCCCCGGTTACCGACCGCACCTTCACGCCGGGCACTCCCTTTAATCTGCGAGCCAATGCCAGCATTTTTTTCTAG
- a CDS encoding murein L,D-transpeptidase catalytic domain family protein, which produces MACRVLSLRVWFGEILALGCLGLAACDSGAASQLPAHTSAAGSHAAAFVAKPPLPDSLQLTPVPPVAGVPDTLRQAIAQLHQALGPAAADLRPAVLEQACVGYLTLHPTGRIERAGVLAVADMDLPNTTERLWVIDLQAAKVLHRSLVAHGQGSGHLRARRFSNLESSACTSLGFYRTAGTYDGIHGYSRRLEGLDKGENTNVFDRYIVLHAADYASPAYVQQHGHLGYSRGCPALPPGQYKAIISTVRAGSMLLVSGPGLASRWLDGPAAGRRFARRGWR; this is translated from the coding sequence ATGGCTTGTCGGGTACTGTCGCTGCGGGTTTGGTTTGGGGAAATACTGGCGCTGGGCTGCCTCGGGCTGGCCGCCTGCGATTCCGGCGCGGCTTCCCAGCTGCCGGCGCATACCAGCGCGGCCGGCTCGCACGCCGCGGCTTTTGTGGCTAAGCCGCCCCTGCCCGATTCGCTTCAACTCACGCCCGTGCCTCCCGTGGCCGGTGTGCCCGATACCTTGCGCCAGGCCATTGCGCAGCTGCACCAGGCGCTGGGGCCCGCCGCGGCCGACCTGCGGCCCGCCGTGCTGGAGCAGGCCTGCGTGGGCTACCTCACGCTGCACCCCACCGGCCGCATCGAGCGGGCCGGGGTGCTGGCCGTAGCCGATATGGACCTGCCCAACACTACCGAGCGGCTGTGGGTAATCGACCTGCAAGCCGCCAAAGTGCTGCACCGCAGCCTGGTAGCCCACGGTCAAGGCTCGGGCCACCTGCGCGCCCGGCGCTTCTCCAACCTCGAAAGCTCGGCCTGTACCTCGCTGGGGTTTTATCGTACGGCGGGCACCTACGACGGTATTCACGGCTACTCGCGCCGGCTCGAAGGGTTAGATAAAGGGGAGAATACCAACGTGTTTGACCGCTACATTGTGCTGCATGCTGCCGACTATGCTAGCCCCGCTTACGTGCAGCAGCACGGTCATCTGGGCTACAGCCGGGGTTGCCCGGCACTGCCGCCGGGCCAGTACAAGGCCATTATCAGCACCGTGCGGGCGGGCAGTATGCTGCTGGTAAGCGGGCCGGGGCTGGCCTCGCGCTGGCTCGACGGGCCGGCCGCCGGGCGGCGCTTTGCCCGGCGCGGCTGGCGCTGA
- a CDS encoding exonuclease SbcCD subunit D C-terminal domain-containing protein codes for MRVLHTADWHLGQHFLTGHERLTEQKAFLDWLLATVQAQEVEALVLAGDVFDTTTPSHAAQELYYDFLVRMQGTGCRDIVVVGGNHDSPTLLNASRRLLRALRIHVIGGVPADPAEQIISLAGSNGKTGLVVCAVPFLRDRDLRLSIAGETPDERQLRIRDSIAGHYKALSEHDLVRSLREQDVPVLATGHLYAAGGEAREGAERDVHIGGLGVIAAEHFPAAFDYVALGHLHRPQVVGGRAHIRYSGSPVPLSFTEADDKQQVLLLEFKGAGPPTITSLAVPVSRRLQRFHGELAEVEAAILSFDNEAFSLVAWADVLVRSDEAPAEVQRRIQAALQERRNYVLAPRGVRQNRLTETPDALAEAAAPIEHLHELTVEEVFRRRVAGLPPERAAALTATFQELRQLLAEADPQAWGGEAPA; via the coding sequence ATGCGCGTACTGCATACTGCTGACTGGCATCTGGGCCAGCATTTCCTGACCGGCCACGAGCGGCTAACCGAACAAAAAGCGTTTCTGGATTGGCTGCTGGCGACCGTGCAGGCCCAGGAGGTAGAGGCGCTGGTGCTGGCGGGCGACGTTTTTGATACCACCACGCCCTCGCACGCGGCTCAGGAGCTGTACTACGATTTTCTGGTGCGGATGCAGGGTACCGGCTGCCGCGATATCGTGGTGGTAGGCGGCAACCACGACTCTCCTACCCTGCTCAATGCCAGCCGCCGGCTGCTGCGGGCGCTGCGCATTCACGTTATCGGCGGCGTGCCGGCCGACCCCGCCGAACAGATTATCAGCCTGGCCGGCAGCAACGGCAAAACCGGGCTGGTGGTGTGCGCCGTACCTTTTTTGCGCGACCGTGACCTGCGCTTATCCATTGCCGGCGAAACGCCCGACGAGCGCCAGCTGCGCATTCGCGACAGCATTGCCGGGCATTATAAAGCGCTGAGTGAGCACGACCTGGTGCGCAGCCTGCGCGAGCAGGATGTGCCAGTGCTGGCCACCGGCCACCTCTACGCGGCCGGCGGCGAGGCCCGCGAGGGAGCCGAGCGCGACGTGCACATCGGCGGGTTGGGCGTTATTGCTGCCGAGCATTTTCCGGCCGCGTTCGACTACGTGGCGCTGGGCCACCTGCACCGCCCGCAGGTGGTGGGCGGGCGGGCGCACATTCGCTACTCGGGCTCGCCGGTGCCCCTCTCCTTTACCGAGGCCGATGACAAGCAGCAGGTACTATTATTAGAATTCAAAGGTGCCGGTCCACCCACGATTACCAGCCTGGCCGTGCCCGTTTCGCGCCGCTTGCAGCGCTTTCACGGCGAGCTGGCGGAGGTAGAGGCGGCCATTCTGAGTTTTGATAACGAAGCCTTTAGCCTGGTAGCCTGGGCCGATGTGCTGGTGCGCTCCGATGAAGCGCCGGCCGAAGTGCAGCGCCGCATCCAGGCGGCTTTGCAGGAGCGGCGCAACTACGTGCTGGCCCCGCGCGGCGTGCGCCAGAACCGCCTGACCGAGACGCCCGACGCCCTTGCCGAAGCCGCCGCGCCCATCGAGCACCTGCACGAGCTCACGGTGGAGGAAGTGTTTCGCCGCCGCGTGGCCGGCCTGCCGCCCGAGCGCGCCGCCGCCCTCACCGCCACCTTTCAGGAGTTGCGCCAGCTGCTGGCCGAAGCCGACCCGCAAGCCTGGGGCGGTGAAGCGCCTGCCTAG